gggggagaaagagggggagcagggggagcaagagggggagcaagagggggagcagggggaggaggaaatggaaagcggtccagcaggctctggaggtggcctcgcagggcacggccctgctcctccagggcctccagactcctctggcgcagcctgaggtcctcctggacccagtggtcctggagacggagctgttggtccaggaaccggagatgccgcctctggtagtcctcctggttcctggctgtcctgcttgcccaggctcgggcggctgctgcaggcggtgtggtgcgccctgcaggccccggtgctgcagctgtggtgcaagaagaccagcggtcaatgaccccaggggcccaggtgtgtgaaacccagctcccctctgcaaggccagggcccctgcaggatccccagctgctgctccgtggtgggcaaggcccaggtgcacggtcccggggctccctctcgccccagccccccgtacacataaggggaacacgagggtactcacaggtggacgcctccccggcctctgatgatgcaggcgagcggctctgtggggtgcctcgggggtcccgggtcctgggaaggctggcggcaggctcctggctctcagagccctcttcctcctcctccgtgtccaggagcggtccctctgccccggggtcaatcacgtcccggggggcagggacggcatgaggccccaggatgcggtccagggcatggaagtgggggcaggcctccgggtcagcccctggcaggcaggcccgggagtaggactgccgcaagtccttaattttgcagcgcacctgctcccggctgcgctggtggcccctggcggccaggctggcagccatgcgtccatagacggccgcgttcctgtggctagtgcggagatcgtggacattggaggcttccccccaaacctcgatgaggtccacgatctccgcacttgaccaggcgggcgcccgccttttgcgcccccggccaggctcccgggagccgccaggctggtcgtggggagcagtggagggctgggaaccctcggatggctggctcatcctgtggcaggtgcaggctgtgcaggcacgggtgcttgcagccttgcaactggcacaaagtgagtagccagcccgtggccctttaagggctccggggccgggaggggggcaatagagtttccctggcgttggccagagtggccaccagggaaacctgggaagccttagcctcccactagttcgaactaaagggctacacagcccttagttcgaactagctagtttgaactaggcgttagtcctcgtaaaatgaggtttacctagttcggactaagcgctccgttagttcgaattaagttcgaactaacggagcgctagtgtagcgcctaggaaagttagttcgaactaacgtccgttagttcgaactaactttctagtgtagacataccctcatagactcatagactttaaggtcagaagggaccattatgatcatctagtctgaccccctgcacagtgcaggccacagaatctcacccacccctcttagaatatcctctcacctatatctcagatattgaagccttcaaacactttgaaggccccaagatgcagagaatcctccagctgtgatctgtgccccatgctacagagtgtggaggcaggaaaagggaataagggaatttgtgagcagccatcttggtcttgttaacaagagagcaagagtcaggctaagtctgtggcctgacaacgcgagatctgtaattagacgctgccttcgcctctcgcctccatacggagataaggatagaatgctgactctggcagggaccttgagataaggagcatctgggtggaactaaataactgttagccattggtgtttgtaatgggaaggagactaattgttattgttattatatctaatggacagtatataaactgcttcataattgcttgtattcgaagatctgcctcagaggggggcttcccccccctgtctgaaccagtttttcccttgctgcagctcgtaataaaactgcctctggctacttgttgcttacaaatgcagagtgaggacaatgttttcttccacaatttggtgcagtgactcggatggcaacgcccGACTGAAGACAGCGACAGCGGCTGCAGACCGTGACCCTTTAGCCCCTTGGCGCCAaatgagaggaaaagaaaagctttttgatTGCTGGAACAATAActgaccaacaccttgtgctaaggaaaagcattatagcttcgtgtagccgcgcggcacggggttcgaactagccgggatttaaaaatggcggcgcccagcttatgcaaatgaagcccgggaaattcaaatcccgggcttcatttgcaagtgcagtatgcctacattaccaccctagttcgaattaggagggtagtgtagacatacccttagttaccaagatcatgttctcaaaccatccccttatcatagaatcatagacctggaagagtaatcagaaggtcatcaagtccagccccctgttctaggcaggaccaaccccatctAAATCAagccggccagggctttgtcaagccgggacttaaacacctctagggatggagactccactacttccctaggtaacccattccagtgcttcaccaccctcctagggaaatagtttttcctaatatccaacctggacctctcccatcataacttgagaccattgctccttgttctgccatccctcactactgtgaacagcctctctccatcctccttggaacctcccttcaggaagttgaaggctgctatcaagtcccccctcactcttctcttctgcagactaaacagacccaagtccctcagcctctcctcataggtcat
The sequence above is a segment of the Pelodiscus sinensis isolate JC-2024 unplaced genomic scaffold, ASM4963464v1 ctg36, whole genome shotgun sequence genome. Coding sequences within it:
- the LOC142825133 gene encoding uncharacterized protein LOC142825133, translated to MAASLAARGHQRSREQVRCKIKDLRQSYSRACLPGADPEACPHFHALDRILGPHAVPAPRDVIDPGAEGPLLDTEEEEEGSESQEPAASLPRTRDPRGTPQSRSPASSEAGEASTSAAPGPAGRTTPPAAAARAWASRTARNQEDYQRRHLRFLDQQLRLQDHWVQEDLRLRQRSLEALEEQGRALRGHLQSLLDRFPFPPPPAPPLAPPLAPPAPPLSPPLAPPAPPAPPASAPASAPASSTPPVLSAPPSTTNPHRRPRTRSVVRRERQPDSHP